Sequence from the Metopolophium dirhodum isolate CAU chromosome 2, ASM1992520v1, whole genome shotgun sequence genome:
AGGAAATAGGTATCTAGCcaagaaaacaaaaattactatcaactaaaaatgttaaagagGAGAGATACAAATTATCAACActacataattttcaaaaataaacaatatttttagtactTTTCAACATAATtgagaaaaacaaaatgaaaataccTCGGAAAATCAGGAATAGTTTTAAagaaaatcaatattgtttttttttttttgtaattaattaaaaattaaaacatgaataaccgttcaaattataatatatggtgcctcgtaagttgtttttaaaattttaaataaaatataaaaatattgaaagggcaaatttttttatggggATTTGaagtttaatgtttaataattatattttatttaatagataaataaataatagtatccCAATTTCCAATGGGGTAAGAGTACAGTtggtaaataatcaattttaaaccatttatacCATTAACTTCATCactctattttatattatggtaaGTCAGTGTATTGACTATACTATGTCGCAAAAGAGAACTATTGCTTTTTGCATATCATAAATGATATAATTCACGCGTCAAGAACCACGTGATCACACTAACACTGGGTCGTTGGTGAGATTTACAGAGAACTGACAAAAATCAATCAGCTTACTGATTATTTTCTCTTCAGACAGAGTATAGATACTAATTTaagtagttaataatataatatatttaatatttttagcaaaaaattagtttaatctaCTAAtggtattaaaagaaaaaagaaatggCTATGCTTAGAATCATTttctgtatacaattattagtacctatccTATATCTCGACTTGCGCCTATCACTTATCTGTTATCTCAACTACCACCCGATGCCACAAATTCTGTAGTTTCTGTCGTCTACTACAGTCTACACTCTTAAAAGGTTATCAGCTGATTTTCATGGCATCAAAGTTTATAATCAATTAACTGgcgttcaaaattatttttattattttagtttattttttagtaggtattcattaaaattatgaatctCTTGGAATTTATCCTAAAGTAAAACTACGCCCTTGAATTCTTTCAAGAATAAGGTTTACTCCTAAAACACCGtaatttcaaaaacaatcataagatttttaaaaaaaaactgtatattgGGAAGGTTTCCTACACAAAaaggataattttattttatttattggggcTGGCAGTCGCGACATCAGGCGGTAGTTGAGATAATGGAATTAAGAGCCTCAGTAATCATGATAATGGATAAGTAATAGTTACTTCCTGTAGTACGAGACTACCACCCATGACTACTTCCGTTATTACAACTACCAAAACAGCTGaacaatatcattttttttttttatatataatttgaatgtgGCCATCcccataattatttattattttatttgtggatTTACCATTTTTGTTCATGTTCAAGTTAGGCgataacgacaataatattattctttgtaggtattattatttattaatatttaattgttttcagtGGCCGTACGCAGAATGTAaagtatattacaaataattactgGGTATTTAAATCTTttctttatttcatttttttttaatattatgaatttgaatGTGCTCATCCCCACAATACCTATAgacatattgaaaaaaaatatcaaagaattaaataatattagtaaatataaagTAGTCTGTAGTAATAGGAATGTGTGCAAATTTAGGTAGTCTTAGATAACAGGATTGTGATGTTTCACAATACAATCGCGGTAGTCGTGATAACGGAGGGGAGAGTCGAGATAATAGCCTTAGTCTCGTATAACAGGAAAGTACTAAGTAATCCAATTATTCATcactgaatttaaatttaacacatctgtGTCTTAGTCAATGACAAGGTACAATTAAAACCTACTATACACCATAGTGACATCtctgattttgtcaaaattatttataaaaatatttatttagattaaatttaaaatttaaataatattattaagtgttatacttagtttaaatattttttcatcttAATTACATTTAGGTAACTACtgacaaaattatataagtaggtatttaagagGTTACATGCTATGATAATTAATtagctatttaataataattattttgaaatttattgctACAAACTTTCTctttttataatgaaattaaattatatgaacaaattttaatttaccttcAAACGATCAGCCGTCTTTAGAAAAGCTGGCAGTTGTTCCTGGCTGATGTTGACTTCTCCTGCGTACATAAATTCAAGTATTGACTGCAAATGGCTGAACGGTACATCTTTAAGTATTATGATTGGATGTTTTGATGGGTTTTcctaaatatgattttaaaacaagtgtaaattattcaatttataaactttatatgtaaaaataggtacctgcctatactaaaattatactttaaaaattgttattatattttgtcaactAAAAATCAATGtcaatactatttaaataatataataatgactttTTATAGTTAGTCAATTTAAACACGAGTTAAATTACTTAAcggttcaaaaaatgttttacaaacaatttgtaCAGCAATTTTTGTTTCGTTTAATAGATATTGGGTTACCATAAAAAGGTACCTACaatcagatttaaaattttgatgtttttccacaattattataactacttgAAAgataaaacagttaaaaaccTATATATCACAATTATCAACAAGGAATTccataggtataaattattaattaactaagcataaattatttataaaagtatagatcggacaataatataggtaatatcaagataaaaataaaacgtatattaaCAGAAAAACCATAGGTATATCTTATCTTTGAACTCTTAAGACTTCAGTTTCTCATGACTCTGGTTAAGACAATTTGTAAGGAACCGTACAAAATCATCATAATATGGAACGCATATTGAACAATGCTGACGTTCATATCTATCAAACCCTATCAAACGATTCGATCTCAAACCATTACAATATTACGGATCCAGGACCAAGACGGACATCATTAAACACGATTGAACTGGGTTCTCTCGATACTGATTCTCTGAATCTTCGCCTGATACGACGGGACTTACCTCTAACAATGCTTTGAAGTAAGGGCTGCAGGCTGATAACACCATTTTGTGTGCCTTACACGTTTGTCCTTCGCAAGCAAGTGTCACGTCCGTGAAGCTCTTCTCGTTCCTCAGGTGTTTGAAGGACGACACCATGTTGCTCTGGTAATCGTTCCATTTCAGGAAATATTGCTGTTGATCGGCCATTACTACACCGGAAAACAATCAATCGCCGATAGTTAGCGTAATAAATATCATTACGGTCGCGGGTCGCTCATTCCGCGACATTGTAATATTGTGcgccattattataattaccttatTGCGGTTCGAATCGCTGACAAAGAGGACGGCGGCGTGCAGTGGTCAAAGGATCCGCGAGCACGACAACAACTGATCGTCTGATTCTCGCCGTTTGTCGCCGGACGTCACTCGATGCACCAGAACATGTACGAACTACGAACTTGAACTTGAATAATGGACGACGCGCGATAACGCAATATCCAAATCCGTCGGGGGCGCGCGCGACTGTGACGACGTTGGACTCGGACGTGTCTCGTCTACGGCGGTGATAAAACCGTGTCAgaagcacataataataataataataataatagtaatgatattatatatataaatataatattatgtataataaaatatcggaGAGATAAACAAAACGCGAAAAACGTTGACCCGACGTGTTGACGTGCGTTACGGTGATGGTGCGTGCGGGTGCGCGTGATTAACGGCGCGTGTTTGCGGGTGCGCGCGCGCTATTTTCTGCCTTGGACGACGTAGGCGGCGTACTGTAGAGGGACATCTGTTGTCGAGGACGGGGAAAGCGTGGCGGCATCACCGAGCCGGTCGAAGGCGCCCGCCGCCGCAGGTAGCCGTCACGGCGCGTACGGCGCTTACCTGTCGTTGGTGGTTCGTTACAGCGCGGCGGCGTGCGAAATCGTGATGACTGCTTACACGCTTGTCGTTGGGGGGCTGCACTGAGGGCCGGGCGGCCGACTCGAAGTTTGTGTACTCGATGGCCTGAACGCCAAGCATTCGGCGGGGGTGCCTTCACTCAATCACTCGGCAACGccgagtttttttaaataaaaaaaatacgaacagTAGAACTCAATAGCTCAGTTTCCGATGGAACGAGATTCGTTTGATTTCAACAGTTTTCGGGTGACTTGCGGTTTTCCCCTAAGAAAATTGCATTATGGTCGTCTTGTTGGCGACACTGCGGTTTTTATCATCGCGGTCTAATTtcctttttcaaatttttacaatttcGTTATTGTACCATACGTTGTGACTTGGCCAGTTTTAACTTGTTAATTGTCAGTTGTCGTACATTGTCTATTGATACATTTAAGTTTAGAGTATGACTGTATAAGTTAAGTTCACGTTTGTATTTTTCCGTGTCAGACTACCGTCAGTGACGTATCGACAGATTCGGAAATTTGGTCATCAATAactctatttatattaaacatattatattatgtacacaatgtCCATATCTATGTCATAGGCAAGTAATATTTGGGAAAATTTCAAGTGCAAAATTCCAAGTCAAATTTCTAAATCtataaaacctatttaaaaCCTTCTATCTACGTACAGGAGCTGGTTGTTGGTAATGCGGGGTCGTTGCTTACACTTAACTACCAAAAgtaatgtataacaattaaatcacgactatttaattaggtacctattcacTCTGAACAGTTTGAATGCCGtcatatgatttattatagggttcatatggttaggttaggtttcatATAGTAGTGGCGAGTGGGtggcaaggtgggcatttgccactgtctgattttaaaatcaGACCAATATGGGTCGCATAGTGGCCTGAAACGTAATTTTACGTGGCcaaaactatacatttaaaattaaaatgttatgttgtttaaaaaaaaaaatcattatctacACATCCTAGGACCTAGGGACATAGGGAATACTTATACAGAGTTACAGCCTTCTAGGGCCAATTTCACGAGAACAGTATAGCATCGTCCGTAAGATGTTTTCTTACTTCTATCCATAGCACGTCGTATTTCGttgtcaaattataaaatatatttcctgtTTAATTTCCCCTTGACACTGTATatctattaacaataatttcaaatgtatatttatatacttaccagtatttttaatatttttgtgaaacagtaacagtaaaatatattaaattgtgacTACTACATAATTTTTCGGccagtaaattgtatttacttaaattactGCTAGTTCAGACTTCTGGACGACGTGGTCCACCTCTCCTATCTCAATTACACCCTAATCAACAATggcataacaattatttttattcagctGAGTAGGTACTTTTTAACTCTGACTGATTTGAACTAGAATTATTAGAATAGCTCTAAATAGGAAGACTTAgacagttttgtttttttttttaaatacctactacatGTACTATGGACATAAATAGGGGCAGTCTTAGTGGGTAGACCTATACCTACatggtattaattttttgtatcgtGTGTTGGccacaaacacaatataatcaAACGTACACTAAcaagttattcatatttatgattataataaataatagataatattatgctggCTCAATAGTATGCTGCGTAGTCAGGGCCGGCGCTACAAATTGCAGGGCTCTGTGCAAAATTGTTtggataaaataatactttgttgaattatacctacacaaatgaattataatataataaatttatgaagagttttaaaactaaaaattacactgtagatatattatgtgttatgttttaaatgccgtacctaaacattttgaaaggtaaaatttgtaaatttataaactgTATAGAGTGACCGAACGTAACCTTTGGGACAAAGTTTGCTACCCAAAAATAGTGTCTATGgactatagataaaaaaataaacttcgcttcactcagaaatcagaatctaaaaataaacaaagagaTTTACGAGTGGCTTTGTTAAATACCTGTGTGTAGGGTAAGCGAATACCTACTAGGTATAttaggttattaatttattatattaaaatggacTGAAACTTAATTATGCGAACGCCGAACCCCTAtggtttcaatattaatttagttatataccgtttattgtttaagtacctaattacgATTTACATTGTTTATCCTCTTCAATGtatcgtaaatactaaatattgttaaaaatatttgagatttttaaatttttgttgatgtataaaattatattttaaataaaagttagattacacatattataaccgTACGGATGCCacagaattattatttcaactgtaatttgaaaaatattatcttttatgaaattataatattttattagtgatgATTTGCTTTTCTGGAGTGAGCTCAGCTCCCGCGGGGCCCTGTGCAGGGGCACCGGTTGCACTGCCCTTGCACCGGACCTGTGCGtagtaattaattttcttattaatgttttaattttgttcaaaagaaatttttacatgtatacatatacataatacatcagtttttactttcattaataatatttatatttttccaagtactgatatagtttttattttttaaaagttttcctatattcctttcattttttttaagtttcttttCGTCCGTAAAGTATAagttctttttattttcaacataaaacgattacattttttagattcttaaACGCAAGCACATCAACAATGAATGCAATTATTAACGAAGGATTATATCTCTCAGGCCACATAATCTGAagactgaaatatttttatgcatcTACAATGTTTCATCAACCGTTAAGCTTTATAGAGAAAAGTTATTAGGTCCAACTGTCCAAGTCATGATAaggaattattttgatataagtcTTGGTCGGCGCATAAGTAAGCTAGACTATAGATATCTAAACCAAGTAAGATGATtttatgtattaagtattttgtaaaatgtatttatttaatattgacatcTCCTCACCATTTCATCTCCACACCAAACAAATCATCCAATATCGCCGGCCGGCgtcacacacacaaaataaacattttgatccaggaccgtaaaaaaatgtttatgaataagTTTCATTTAAAACAAGTTGAATAAAGAAG
This genomic interval carries:
- the LOC132938473 gene encoding longitudinals lacking protein-like, producing MADQQQYFLKWNDYQSNMVSSFKHLRNEKSFTDVTLACEGQTCKAHKMVLSACSPYFKALLEENPSKHPIIILKDVPFSHLQSILEFMYAGEVNISQEQLPAFLKTADRLKVKGLAEAPQTIKKD